From a region of the Oryza sativa Japonica Group chromosome 6, ASM3414082v1 genome:
- the LOC4340387 gene encoding phosphoinositide phosphatase SAC3 produces MAVEAEAEVEVEVEAGGCLLQSFELYEAESKFYILGTNTDKTSWKLLKIDRIEPSELNIDESSTVYSHSGYLDLLKVLDEDHRSTGGVKFVTKCFGIIGFIKFLGPYYMLIITEQRKIGAIFGHPVYQVTRTAMIELSNSESRAKFLNSKDEDRYKKLLQTIDLRKDFFFSHSYNIMRSFQKNFNDPKEGWDLYDTMFVWNEFLTRGVRNILKSTIWTVALVYGFFKQDKLAISGKDIMLTLVARRSRHYAGTRYLKRGVNDEGSVANDVETEQIIFEDMLGPKQISSVVQNRGSIPLFWSQETSKLNLKPDIILHEKDKNYEATRLHFENLRIRYGNPIIILNLIKKRERRPRESILRSEFDKAIKIINNDLPGENHLRFLHWDLHKNSQRKSTNALQMLLKVAFEALNLTEFFYYQVPPARRAESSFNLHAPLKNGFGPHECDDSNNDDITDCIDNIDDMSQEDTCGSSDTSGNGTAEDIAEGNGSISVKPPKFQKGVLRTNCIDCLDRTNVAQYAYGLAALGHQLHALGSIESPELDLDSPLAHHLMHFYERMGDTLAVQYGGSAAHNKIFSAKRGHLKFAIQSQEFFRTLQRYYSNAYMDAYKQAAINLFLGYFQPCEGEPALWELEPVAGEGVLGENASKLMKRARSDGSILRKSNASMSSNGRNGVLKSSFIDSKSELQSPNSSSDAINEISSAPDNTVTVSKSRYTPTEPHVKHVSCELDYCNGSGDSNFLDIDWLSSSDNERPTTISTPDVNASADSVSAGVSSRRTEDHAAEIQAQGLSEHFVQWIDQGETFWF; encoded by the exons atggcggtggaggcggaggcggaggtggaggtggaggtggaggcgggggGATGCCTCCTGCAGAGCTTCGAGCTCTACGAGGCCGAGTCG AAATTCTATATTCTCGGAACTAACACTGACAAAACATCATGGAAACTACTCAAGATTGATAGAATCGAACCATCAGAGCTCAACATTGATGAGAGTTCAACTGTGTACTCACATAGTGGATATCTTGATCTGCTAAAGGTTCTTGATGAAGACCACAGGTCAACTGGTGGAGTAAAATTTGTTACAAAATGTTTTGGAATCATCG GTTTCATTAAGTTCCTCGGACCTTATTACATGCTAATCATCACCGAGCAGAGAAAAATTGGGGCTATATTTGGCCATCCAGTTTACCAAGTTACTAGGACTGCAATGATTGAGCTGTCAAATTCCGAGTCGAGGGCAAAATTTCTAAATTCCAAGGATGAAGACAG ATACAAGAAGCTCTTGCAGACAATTGATCTTAGAAAGGACTTCTTTTTTAGCCACTCGTATAATATCATGAGAAGTTTCCAGAAGAATTTTAATGATCCAAAGGAAGGATGGGACCTGTATGACACAATGTTTGTATGGAATGAGTTTCTAACACGAGGGGTTCGCAACATTCTAAAAAGTACCATATGGACTGTTGCGTTGGTCTATGGCTTTTTTAAACAG GATAAACTCGCAATATCTGGGAAAGACATTATGCTGACGCTTGTTGCTAGACGCTCGAGGCATTATGCTGGCACcag GTATTTAAAGAGAGGTGTGAATGACGAGGGTAGTGTAGCAAATGATGTTGAGACTGAGCAAATTATTTTTGAGGACATGCTTGGACCAAAGCAAATAAGCTCTGTTGTGCAGAACAGAGGTTCCATTCCCCTATTCTGGTCTCAGGAGACATCCAAGCTGAATCTTAAGCCTGATATCATAT TGCATGAAAAGGACAAGAATTATGAAGCTACCAGACTTCATTTTGAAAATCTTAGGATAAGATATGGAAATCCTATAATCATCCTAAACTTGATTAAG AAACGTGAGAGGAGGCCACGTGAATCTATACTCCGCAGTGAATTTGATAAAGCAATAAAGATTATAAATAATGATCTACCAGGGGAAAATCATCTGCGATTTTTACATTGGGATCTTCATAAAAACTCTCAAAG AAAAAGTACAAATGCCCTCCAAATGCTTTTGAAAGTGGCTTTTGAAGCTCTGAACTTGACAGAGTTCTTTTACTATCAAGTTCCTCCAGCTCGAAGGGCTGAGAGTTCCTTCAATTTGCATGCTCCATT GAAGAATGGTTTTGGTCCTCATGAATGTGATGACAGCAACAATGATGATATCACAGACTGTATCGATAATATTGATGATATGTCCCAAGAAGATACTTGTGGCAGTTCTGATACTTCTGGTAATGGAACTGCAGAAGATATAGCCGAGGGCAATGGATCTATATCAGTAAAGCCTCCAAAATTTCAAAAGGGTGTCCTACGTACGAACTGTATAGACTGTTTGGACCGTACAAATGTTGCTCAGTATGCGTATGGTTTAGCTGCTCTTGGACATCAGTTGCATGCACTTGGTTCTATAGAATCCCCTGAACTTGATTTGGACTCCCCCTTGGCTCACCATTTGATGCATTTTTATGAGCGGATGGGTGACACACTTGCTGTACAGTATGGCGGTTCAGCTGCTCATAACAAG ATATTCTCTGCAAAGAGAGGACACTTAAAGTTCGCTATCCAGTCGCAAGAGTTCTTCAGGACACTGCAAAGATACTACAGTAATGCATATATGGATGCTTACAAACAAGCAGCAATAAACTT ATTTTTAGGATACTTCCAGCCATGTGAAGGTGAACCTGCACTTTGGGAGTTAGAACCTGTTGCTGGGGAGGGTGTCCTTGGTGAGAATGCAAG TAAATTGATGAAAAGGGCAAGGTCAGATGGCAGCATTCTTCGGAAAAGCAACGCATCCATGTCCAGCAATGGTCGAAATGGAGTGTTAAAGTCATCATTTATTGATTCTAAAAGTGAGCTTCAATCTCCAAACAGTTCTTCTGATGCAATAAACGAAATTTCATCAGCACCTGATAATACAGTTACAGTGTCAAAATCAAG GTATACTCCCACGGAACCTCATGTTAAGCATGTAAGCTGTGAGCTTGATTACTGCAATGGTTCTGGTGATTCAAATTTCCTGGACATTGACTGGCTTTCATCTTCAGACAACGAAAG GCCAACAACCATAAGTACTCCTGATGTGAATGCTTCAGCCGATAGTGTTTCTGCTGGTGTATCCTCTAGGAGAACG
- the LOC4340388 gene encoding uncharacterized protein isoform X2 → MARGGGGGGGADADLYAVLGLSRECTDADLRLAYRKLAMIWHPDRCSVAGGSASAAGVDEAKERFQEIQGAYSVLSDSNKRFLYDVGVYDGNDGDDDDDEADLSGMGDFLGEMAQMMSQATPAESFEELQQLFVDMFQDDIDAGLCQSTPPPPSWPSPPAAANARSPAAAATSRKGVNKRCSPAAMDMDSGLSSLLGISGFCFERIFQVKLLDPYLSWQVPTSQ, encoded by the exons atggcccgcggcggcggcggcggcggcggcgcggacgccgACCTGTACGCCGTCCTCGGCCTCAGCAGGGAGTGCACCGACGCCGACCTCAGGCTCGCCTACCGCAAGCTCGCCATG ATATGGCATCCGGACAGGTGctcggtggccggcggcagcgcGAGCGCGGCGGGCGTCGACGAGGCCAAGGAGCGATTCCAGGAGATCCAGGGCGCCTACTCCg TGCTCTCCGACTCCAACAAGCGCTTCCTCTACGACGTCGGCGTctacgacggcaacgacggcgacgacgacgacgacgaagcagat CTGTCGGGGATGGGCGATTTCCTCGGCGAGATGGCGCAGATGATGAGCCAGGCGACGCCTGCG GAGAGCTTCGAGGAGTTGCAGCAGCTGTTCGTGGACATGTTCCAGGACGACATCGACGCCGGCCTCTGCcagtcgacgccgccgccgccgtcatggcCGTCGCCTCCGGCGGCCGCCAATGcacgatcgccggcggcggcggcgacttcacGCAAGGGCGTGAACAAGcggtgctcaccggcggcgaTGGACATGGACTCCGGTTTGAGCAGCCTGCTGGGCATTTCGGGCTTCTGTTTCGAG CGAATTTTTCAGGTTAAACTGCTGGATCCATACCTGAGCTGGCAAGTGCCAACCAGTCAGTGA
- the LOC4340388 gene encoding uncharacterized protein isoform X1 codes for MARGGGGGGGADADLYAVLGLSRECTDADLRLAYRKLAMIWHPDRCSVAGGSASAAGVDEAKERFQEIQGAYSVLSDSNKRFLYDVGVYDGNDGDDDDDEADLSGMGDFLGEMAQMMSQATPAESFEELQQLFVDMFQDDIDAGLCQSTPPPPSWPSPPAAANARSPAAAATSRKGVNKRCSPAAMDMDSGLSSLLGISGFCFEAPWTSQDASTAAGGGGGKRRKQRPPPASHNV; via the exons atggcccgcggcggcggcggcggcggcggcgcggacgccgACCTGTACGCCGTCCTCGGCCTCAGCAGGGAGTGCACCGACGCCGACCTCAGGCTCGCCTACCGCAAGCTCGCCATG ATATGGCATCCGGACAGGTGctcggtggccggcggcagcgcGAGCGCGGCGGGCGTCGACGAGGCCAAGGAGCGATTCCAGGAGATCCAGGGCGCCTACTCCg TGCTCTCCGACTCCAACAAGCGCTTCCTCTACGACGTCGGCGTctacgacggcaacgacggcgacgacgacgacgacgaagcagat CTGTCGGGGATGGGCGATTTCCTCGGCGAGATGGCGCAGATGATGAGCCAGGCGACGCCTGCG GAGAGCTTCGAGGAGTTGCAGCAGCTGTTCGTGGACATGTTCCAGGACGACATCGACGCCGGCCTCTGCcagtcgacgccgccgccgccgtcatggcCGTCGCCTCCGGCGGCCGCCAATGcacgatcgccggcggcggcggcgacttcacGCAAGGGCGTGAACAAGcggtgctcaccggcggcgaTGGACATGGACTCCGGTTTGAGCAGCCTGCTGGGCATTTCGGGCTTCTGTTTCGAG GCGCCATGGACGTCGCAGGACGCGAGCactgccgccggcggtggcggcggcaagagGAGAAAGcagaggccgccgccggcgagccacaACGTGTAG
- the LOC4340388 gene encoding uncharacterized protein isoform X3: MARGGGGGGGADADLYAVLGLSRECTDADLRLAYRKLAMIWHPDRCSVAGGSASAAGVDEAKERFQEIQGAYSVLSDSNKRFLYDVGVYDGNDGDDDDDEADLSGMGDFLGEMAQMMSQATPAESFEELQQLFVDMFQDDIDAGLCQSTPPPPSWPSPPAAANARSPAAAATSRKGVNKRCSPAAMDMDSGLSSLLGISGFCFEVKLLDPYLSWQVPTSQ, from the exons atggcccgcggcggcggcggcggcggcggcgcggacgccgACCTGTACGCCGTCCTCGGCCTCAGCAGGGAGTGCACCGACGCCGACCTCAGGCTCGCCTACCGCAAGCTCGCCATG ATATGGCATCCGGACAGGTGctcggtggccggcggcagcgcGAGCGCGGCGGGCGTCGACGAGGCCAAGGAGCGATTCCAGGAGATCCAGGGCGCCTACTCCg TGCTCTCCGACTCCAACAAGCGCTTCCTCTACGACGTCGGCGTctacgacggcaacgacggcgacgacgacgacgacgaagcagat CTGTCGGGGATGGGCGATTTCCTCGGCGAGATGGCGCAGATGATGAGCCAGGCGACGCCTGCG GAGAGCTTCGAGGAGTTGCAGCAGCTGTTCGTGGACATGTTCCAGGACGACATCGACGCCGGCCTCTGCcagtcgacgccgccgccgccgtcatggcCGTCGCCTCCGGCGGCCGCCAATGcacgatcgccggcggcggcggcgacttcacGCAAGGGCGTGAACAAGcggtgctcaccggcggcgaTGGACATGGACTCCGGTTTGAGCAGCCTGCTGGGCATTTCGGGCTTCTGTTTCGAG GTTAAACTGCTGGATCCATACCTGAGCTGGCAAGTGCCAACCAGTCAGTGA
- the LOC4340388 gene encoding uncharacterized protein isoform X4 — protein sequence MARGGGGGGGADADLYAVLGLSRECTDADLRLAYRKLAMIWHPDRCSVAGGSASAAGVDEAKERFQEIQGAYSVLSDSNKRFLYDVGVYDGNDGDDDDDEADESFEELQQLFVDMFQDDIDAGLCQSTPPPPSWPSPPAAANARSPAAAATSRKGVNKRCSPAAMDMDSGLSSLLGISGFCFEAPWTSQDASTAAGGGGGKRRKQRPPPASHNV from the exons atggcccgcggcggcggcggcggcggcggcgcggacgccgACCTGTACGCCGTCCTCGGCCTCAGCAGGGAGTGCACCGACGCCGACCTCAGGCTCGCCTACCGCAAGCTCGCCATG ATATGGCATCCGGACAGGTGctcggtggccggcggcagcgcGAGCGCGGCGGGCGTCGACGAGGCCAAGGAGCGATTCCAGGAGATCCAGGGCGCCTACTCCg TGCTCTCCGACTCCAACAAGCGCTTCCTCTACGACGTCGGCGTctacgacggcaacgacggcgacgacgacgacgacgaagcagat GAGAGCTTCGAGGAGTTGCAGCAGCTGTTCGTGGACATGTTCCAGGACGACATCGACGCCGGCCTCTGCcagtcgacgccgccgccgccgtcatggcCGTCGCCTCCGGCGGCCGCCAATGcacgatcgccggcggcggcggcgacttcacGCAAGGGCGTGAACAAGcggtgctcaccggcggcgaTGGACATGGACTCCGGTTTGAGCAGCCTGCTGGGCATTTCGGGCTTCTGTTTCGAG GCGCCATGGACGTCGCAGGACGCGAGCactgccgccggcggtggcggcggcaagagGAGAAAGcagaggccgccgccggcgagccacaACGTGTAG
- the LOC4340389 gene encoding nucleolar GTP-binding protein 1 has protein sequence MVQYNFKRITVVPPGKDFIDIILSRTQRQTPTVVHKGYSISRIRQFYMRKVKYTQSNFYEKLSTVIDDFPRLDDIHPFYGDLLHVLYNKDHYKLALGQINTARNIIAKIAKDYLRLLKYGDSLYRCKCLKVAALGRMCTVIKRISPSLAYLEQIRQHMARLPSIDPNTRTLLICGYPNVGKSSFMNKITRADVDVQPYAFTTKSLFVGHADYKYLRYQVIDTPGILDRPFEDRNIIEMCSITALAHLRAAVLFFLDISGSCGYSIAQQAALFHSIKSLFMNKPLVIVCNKTDLQPLENLSEEDMKLVMEMKAEAMKTLGHGGEANEEGVLLTMSTLTEEGVMAVKNAACERLLDQRVEIKMKSKKINDCLNRFHVAMPKPRDNKERPACIPQAVLDARASAAAAKEKKKLERKLEKDLENENGGAGVYSASLKKHYLLADDEWKEDILPEILDGHNVADFLDPDILQRCEELEREEGLRLEEEAAQEAFQIDGHELTEEQREILGQIRKKKALLIQEHRMKKRTAESRPIVPRKFDKDRTFTTNRMGRQLSSMGFDPRAALDRARSRSRGRKRERSLSRAASDGDDMDIDGQQSSKKLRALSRSRSRSKSRPPEEVVPGEGFKDSAQKKKAIKKAKDSVRNRNKEARRGEADRVIPTLKPKHLFSGKRSIGKTSRR, from the coding sequence ATGGTGCAGTACAATTTCAAACGAATCACTGTTGTCCCTCCTGGGAAGGACTTCATTGACATCATCTTGTCCCGCACCCAGAGGCAAACACCAACTGTTGTCCATAAGGGATATTCTATCTCCCGCATTCGCCAGTTTTATATGCGAAAGGTTAAGTATACACAGTCAAACTTCTACGAGAAGCTGTCCACTGTTATCGATGACTTCCCAAGGCTGGATGACATCCATCCTTTCTATGGTGATCTCCTACATGTTCTGTACAACAAAGATCACTACAAACTTGCCTTGGGCCAAATCAACACTGCCAGAAATATCATTGCAAAGATAGCTAAGGACTATTTGAGGCTGCTCAAGTATGGAGACTCACTGTACCGGTGCAAGTGCCTGAAGGTGGCTGCCCTAGGTCGCATGTGTACTGTCATTAAGCGGATCAGTCCTAGTTTGGCATACCTGGAGCAGATCAGGCAGCACATGGCGAGGCTTCCATCTATAGACCCAAACACCAGGACTTTATTGATTTGTGGCTATCCAAATGTTGGGAAGAGCTCTTTCATGAACAAGATCACAAGAGCAGATGTGGATGTCCAGCCTTATGCTTTCACAACTAAGTCTCTGTTTGTTGGTCATGCTGATTACAAGTATTTGCGCTACCAAGTGATTGACACTCCAGGGATCCTTGATCGGCCTTTTGAGGACAGGAACATCATAGAAATGTGCAGCATCACTGCTCTTGCCCACTTGAGGGCTGCTGTGCTATTCTTCCTGGACATCTCTGGTTCTTGTGGGTACAGTATTGCTCAGCAAGCTGCACTTTTCCACAGTATTAAGTCCTTGTTCATGAACAAGCCTCTAGTCATTGTGTGCAACAAGACGGACTTGCAGCCTCTTGAAAATCTGTCTGAGGAGGACATGAAGCTGGTAATGGAGATGAAAGCGGAGGCTATGAAGACTCTAGGTCATGGTGGAGAAGCTAATGAAGAGGGTGTTTTGTTGACTATGAGTACTTTGACTGAAGAGGGTGTGATGGCTGTGAAAAATGCTGCATGTGAGAGGCTTCTTGATCAAAGGGTGGAGATCAAGATGAAATCAAAGAAGATCAATGACTGCCTAAATAGGTTTCATGTTGCTATGCCAAAGCCTCGTGATAACAAGGAGAGGCCTGCTTGCATCCCTCAGGCTGTTCTGGATGCTCGAGcaagtgctgctgctgcaaaggAAAAGAAGAAGCTGGAAAGGAAACTGGAGAAGGACCTCGAGAATGAGAATGGAGGTGCTGGGGTCTATTCTGCTAGTCTCAAGAAGCATTACTTATTGGCTGATGATGAATGGAAGGAAGATATTCTGCCTGAGATATTGGATGGGCATAATGTTGCCGATTTTCTGGATCCAGATATACTGCAGAGGTGTGAAGagttggagagagaggagggtcTTCGCCTCGAAGAGGAAGCTGCACAGGAAGCTTTCCAGATTGATGGCCATGAACTAACTGAAGAGCAGCGTGAAATCTTGGGTCAGATTAGAAAGAAGAAGGCATTGCTCATCCAAGAGCATAGAATGAAGAAGAGGACTGCAGAAAGCCGTCCTATTGTTCCTAGAAAGTTTGACAAAGACAGGACATTCACAACTAATAGAATGGGTCGTCAACTTTCATCCATGGGTTTTGATCCTAGGGCAGCTCTGGACCGAGCCCGCAGCCGTTCTAGAGGTCGCAAGCGTGAGAGGTCACTTAGCAGAGCTGCTAGTGATGGTGATGATATGGATATAGATGGCCAGCAATCCAGCAAGAAATTGCGCGCGTTGTCGAGGTCCAGGTCTAGGTCAAAATCAAGACCACCTGAGGAGGTTGTTCCAGGAGAAGGATTCAAGGACTCTGCTCAGAAGAAGAAGGCGATTAAGAAAGCTAAGGATTCTGTGAGGAACAGGAACAAGGAGGCTCGTCGCGGTGAGGCGGATCGTGTCATTCCAACTTTGAAACCAAAGCATCTATTCTCTGGAAAACGTTCTATTGGCAAGACGAGCAGGCGATAA